In Deinococcus sp. KNUC1210, a single genomic region encodes these proteins:
- a CDS encoding prepilin-type N-terminal cleavage/methylation domain-containing protein gives MKTKVQAYQAGFTLIEVLVSVALLGLLIVMVSYFATSLSSSTKAKSLTVAQTFARSYLDVLRTKWSVPGQYRTTSLPDPTTNEVKPSTGFSYVTQVVNAANTTILSYTYPNATSAAPTTVADASTLKRVLLSVRTPEGQTFLFASQFVNPPQ, from the coding sequence ATGAAAACTAAAGTTCAGGCATATCAGGCAGGCTTTACACTGATCGAAGTCTTGGTCTCGGTGGCACTGCTTGGGCTTCTCATTGTGATGGTGAGCTACTTTGCAACTTCTCTGTCTTCGTCCACTAAGGCGAAGTCTCTGACAGTAGCGCAGACATTTGCCCGTAGTTACCTTGACGTCTTACGTACCAAGTGGTCAGTACCAGGCCAATACCGTACTACCTCTTTGCCTGATCCAACGACGAATGAGGTGAAGCCAAGTACTGGATTCAGTTACGTCACCCAAGTCGTTAATGCAGCCAATACAACAATTTTAAGCTACACCTATCCGAATGCGACCTCTGCAGCTCCAACAACAGTGGCGGACGCAAGTACGCTCAAACGGGTTCTGTTGTCTGTACGTACCCCCGAGGGCCAGACCTTTCTCTTCGCGTCCCAGTTCGTGAATCCTCCACAATGA
- a CDS encoding Tfp pilus assembly protein FimT/FimU: MRSRNTGFTLIELIVVIAIIGILAALFVNVYARLQRQEALRQGTQQFMGDLTSARSRARRLSQDVEVKATNGTATYSVIQDVNGTPSTRVYSLPSGLKFSGTLDVTFNEPHGLAMQFLNTDGQQITIQNGSRSTGVYVIGLAGKVVLHEN; the protein is encoded by the coding sequence ATGCGAAGCAGAAATACTGGCTTCACTCTGATCGAGCTGATTGTTGTGATCGCCATTATCGGCATTCTCGCCGCCCTCTTTGTGAACGTCTATGCCCGGTTACAGCGGCAAGAGGCGCTTCGTCAAGGAACGCAACAGTTTATGGGTGATCTTACCAGTGCTCGTTCGCGTGCCCGAAGGTTGAGTCAGGATGTCGAAGTTAAAGCCACGAACGGTACAGCGACGTATTCTGTCATTCAGGATGTCAACGGCACGCCCTCAACGCGGGTGTACAGTCTGCCATCAGGTCTGAAGTTCAGTGGAACACTCGACGTTACTTTTAATGAACCCCATGGCCTAGCCATGCAATTCTTAAATACTGACGGTCAGCAGATAACCATTCAAAACGGCAGTCGTTCCACTGGAGTGTATGTGATTGGACTGGCAGGAAAGGTCGTTCTCCATGAAAACTAA
- a CDS encoding polymer-forming cytoskeletal protein has translation MVLITLMVGTALFVSSVNLRSASDNIRVSQAQTLAEAGLDEAVSNVWYGIWGTTPPTYYRVATYKSLLLTNGWAIDSSSQNGPTTLGPGTYKYTTQRMADSSDLAVHFRVTSTGTLADATSRTIVQDVYVGGGLYNGISYAVLTNNANCVMCHAKVRSTDALTGTSLSSTSPYKRTKFATLDNLQTRPGQEDSSLDGTFYTRGDWLDGNGATVTSSTGFKTTQVAGQNNITSTTKNNFTPVDCSVATTCTANQNFYTNYPKQVNVAAAPFNGNWPDGELPDSFPLPVPDANGDRVIDQTEWDSAVTNSTSLNDPDNPPGSISGSMKKVASTDTLSAGGFPSVSGDSLATGYKGNVVLDGTTTPITLQGTTYIDGDVIIRGKVKGTGKIVARGNVYVVGDVKYACGTDNHECTGTDWKTASDPNSDFPKLGLSAVGNIAVGDFETPRYGDWSNKNFLETENSQTAADSTGTSYTRGGQTATVPGMAWREATLFNRLEMKKYFEAKANGVTYKPRLYKFSNTSQFVFWNSTSDEGTDSYGSSYWRIDPACSTNLTKCPTSTTTTLYMTQSSTGSNLKATKSDIQTFIASAAVYTVAPSTNWVDRSTLKQMYLDSVETSSRATGAFRFDGLLYSANATFALAKPNVSNACLRTSYGCSKTNGSLEIRGSLMSADTGILTPGSGNAAQTNPSFAVYHDDRLSSFVKLRDAQKAGLYRSDWSLER, from the coding sequence TTGGTCCTGATCACGCTCATGGTTGGGACAGCACTGTTTGTGAGCAGCGTTAATCTTCGTAGCGCTTCCGATAACATCCGGGTGAGTCAAGCTCAGACGCTAGCCGAAGCTGGACTTGACGAAGCTGTCAGTAATGTCTGGTACGGCATCTGGGGAACTACTCCCCCTACCTATTACCGGGTTGCCACTTATAAAAGCCTGCTACTGACAAATGGCTGGGCGATCGACAGCAGTTCCCAGAACGGACCAACCACGCTGGGGCCAGGGACCTACAAATACACCACCCAGCGAATGGCAGATTCCTCCGATCTGGCCGTTCACTTCCGCGTCACCTCAACGGGCACCCTTGCTGATGCAACATCACGCACCATCGTCCAGGACGTCTATGTAGGTGGTGGTTTGTATAACGGTATCTCTTACGCCGTCTTGACCAACAATGCCAACTGCGTCATGTGTCATGCCAAAGTCCGCTCAACCGACGCCCTGACGGGAACGTCCCTCTCGTCAACCTCACCTTATAAACGCACCAAATTTGCGACCCTTGACAATCTGCAGACACGTCCTGGGCAGGAAGACAGCTCACTCGACGGAACGTTCTACACCCGAGGTGACTGGCTGGACGGTAACGGCGCCACTGTGACGAGTAGCACGGGCTTCAAAACCACTCAGGTAGCTGGACAAAATAACATCACCAGCACGACGAAAAATAACTTCACGCCCGTCGATTGCTCCGTGGCGACAACCTGCACGGCAAATCAGAACTTCTATACCAACTACCCGAAACAGGTCAACGTTGCTGCCGCCCCGTTTAACGGCAATTGGCCAGATGGTGAATTGCCGGACAGCTTCCCACTCCCAGTACCAGACGCGAACGGTGACCGCGTCATCGACCAAACGGAGTGGGATTCGGCAGTCACGAACAGTACCTCGCTGAACGATCCGGACAATCCTCCCGGCAGCATCTCCGGCTCCATGAAGAAGGTCGCATCGACCGATACGCTTTCTGCCGGTGGATTTCCTTCGGTCAGTGGTGACAGTCTCGCGACCGGCTATAAAGGAAATGTGGTGCTGGACGGTACCACCACTCCTATTACCCTTCAAGGAACAACGTATATCGACGGTGACGTCATCATTCGTGGCAAGGTCAAAGGGACTGGGAAAATTGTCGCTCGTGGGAACGTTTACGTGGTGGGCGACGTGAAATATGCCTGCGGGACCGATAACCATGAATGCACCGGCACCGACTGGAAAACTGCCTCGGATCCAAATTCTGATTTTCCGAAACTAGGTCTGTCAGCCGTCGGCAACATTGCTGTTGGTGACTTCGAAACACCGCGGTATGGCGACTGGAGCAACAAGAACTTTCTGGAAACCGAGAATAGCCAAACAGCGGCGGACAGCACTGGAACCTCCTATACGCGTGGCGGACAGACCGCTACGGTTCCTGGAATGGCGTGGCGCGAAGCCACCCTGTTCAACCGCCTGGAAATGAAAAAATACTTCGAAGCGAAAGCCAACGGTGTGACATACAAGCCTCGCCTGTACAAATTCTCCAATACGAGCCAATTCGTGTTCTGGAATTCCACATCGGATGAGGGAACAGACAGTTATGGAAGCAGTTACTGGCGCATCGACCCTGCCTGCTCCACGAATCTCACGAAATGCCCAACCTCAACCACCACCACGCTCTATATGACGCAATCCTCGACGGGCAGCAACCTGAAGGCCACCAAAAGTGACATCCAGACGTTCATCGCGTCAGCAGCGGTGTATACCGTCGCGCCCAGTACCAACTGGGTTGACCGCAGTACTCTCAAACAGATGTACCTCGATTCCGTAGAAACCAGCAGCCGCGCTACGGGTGCTTTCCGCTTCGACGGCTTGCTGTACAGCGCCAACGCGACCTTCGCGCTTGCCAAACCGAATGTCAGTAATGCCTGCCTGCGCACCAGCTACGGCTGCTCAAAAACCAACGGAAGCTTGGAGATCCGCGGCAGCCTCATGAGTGCCGACACCGGAATTCTGACACCTGGCTCTGGAAATGCGGCACAGACCAACCCATCCTTTGCTGTTTACCACGACGACCGCCTGTCCAGCTTCGTGAAGCTGCGCGACGCACAAAAAGCCGGACTGTACCGTTCTGATTGGAGTCTAGAACGCTGA
- a CDS encoding transposase, with protein MTLLPKWFAGVLNGFAPLFSARIWPQAQLLVVGALLSPRKRTVTAALRVLGLADDSRFGKYHRLLNRAHWSSFQGSRVLLSLLLTAFVPSGPLILGLDDTIERRTGAKISAKGIYRDPVRSSHGHFVKASGLRWLSLMLLTPIPWASRIWACPFLTALVPSQRYNEERGHQHKSLTDWARQMLRVVQRWWPGRPLIVVADSAYASIAWLHDLQQGHPITVITRLRLDAALYDPAPERQVGQLGRPRLKGDRLPTLASLMHDPKTCWERVHLNRWYGETHREVEIVSQTAVWYHNGLPPLPVRWVLVRDPSCRFSTQALLCTDLLQTPMQILEFFVQRWQLEVTVEEVRAHLGVETQRQWTDLAIARTTPATLGLFSS; from the coding sequence ATGACACTGCTTCCGAAGTGGTTCGCTGGGGTCCTAAACGGATTTGCCCCACTGTTTTCGGCACGAATCTGGCCGCAGGCCCAATTGCTGGTGGTCGGGGCACTCTTGTCTCCTAGAAAAAGGACCGTGACGGCTGCCTTGCGCGTCCTTGGATTGGCAGACGACTCAAGGTTCGGCAAATACCACCGCCTCTTGAATCGGGCGCACTGGTCGAGTTTTCAGGGCAGTCGGGTGCTCCTCAGTCTGCTCTTGACCGCCTTTGTCCCCTCTGGTCCATTGATTCTTGGTTTGGATGACACCATAGAACGCCGCACTGGAGCGAAGATCAGCGCCAAAGGGATCTACCGTGACCCGGTCAGATCCAGTCACGGACACTTTGTGAAAGCCAGCGGGCTCCGCTGGCTGAGCCTGATGCTCCTGACGCCCATTCCCTGGGCCAGTCGCATCTGGGCGTGTCCATTCCTGACGGCACTGGTGCCGTCACAGCGGTACAACGAAGAACGTGGCCACCAGCATAAATCGCTGACGGACTGGGCTCGGCAGATGCTCCGCGTCGTACAGCGCTGGTGGCCTGGACGGCCACTGATCGTGGTGGCGGACAGCGCCTACGCCAGTATTGCCTGGCTCCATGACCTCCAGCAGGGCCATCCAATCACGGTCATCACCCGGCTTCGCCTCGATGCTGCGCTCTACGACCCAGCCCCAGAACGACAGGTCGGCCAGCTGGGCCGACCCCGACTGAAAGGCGATCGTCTGCCGACCCTGGCATCCCTGATGCACGATCCAAAGACGTGCTGGGAGCGTGTTCACTTGAACCGTTGGTACGGTGAGACCCACCGGGAGGTCGAGATCGTTTCTCAGACTGCGGTCTGGTATCACAACGGCCTCCCACCCCTTCCGGTGCGCTGGGTCCTCGTCCGTGACCCCAGCTGTCGATTCTCCACCCAAGCCCTACTCTGCACGGACCTCCTGCAGACTCCGATGCAGATCCTGGAGTTCTTTGTGCAGCGGTGGCAGCTTGAAGTCACCGTTGAAGAGGTCCGAGCACACCTGGGCGTGGAAACGCAGCGGCAGTGGACCGATCTCGCCATCGCCCGAACAACCCCAGCAACGCTGGGGTTGTTCTCCTCGTGA
- a CDS encoding response regulator transcription factor, with the protein MSSQHILIVEDDPDIARLLQLDLEGAGYQVSVANSVMMGLIQAREQVPALILLDLGLPDGDGREVLVRLRRSSELPVIVLTARDVVGEKVELLELGADDYVVKPFQIEELLARIAVQLRQQADDTVLLGELALHPQQRLLSFRGQELPLSPKEFELVQVMMRQPGKVFSRAELNQDVWAGQLPRESNVIDVHLANLRAKLRDVQAYGLLRTVRGYGYALRA; encoded by the coding sequence ATGTCATCACAGCACATTTTGATTGTCGAGGACGATCCCGATATCGCACGGCTGCTTCAACTGGACCTTGAGGGAGCGGGCTATCAGGTCTCGGTTGCCAATTCGGTCATGATGGGTCTCATTCAGGCACGCGAGCAGGTTCCGGCGCTGATTCTTCTCGATCTGGGCTTGCCGGACGGCGACGGACGCGAAGTACTGGTGCGCCTGCGCCGGAGCAGCGAACTGCCGGTCATTGTGCTGACCGCCCGGGATGTGGTCGGTGAGAAGGTGGAATTGCTGGAACTGGGTGCCGACGATTATGTGGTCAAGCCCTTTCAGATCGAGGAGTTGCTGGCGCGTATCGCGGTCCAGTTGCGCCAGCAGGCAGACGATACCGTTCTGCTGGGAGAACTGGCGCTGCATCCCCAGCAGCGACTGCTGTCGTTCCGGGGCCAGGAACTGCCGCTGTCGCCCAAGGAATTCGAGCTGGTGCAGGTGATGATGCGTCAGCCTGGAAAGGTCTTTTCGCGAGCTGAACTCAATCAGGATGTCTGGGCGGGACAACTTCCCCGCGAAAGCAACGTGATCGATGTGCACCTTGCCAATCTGCGGGCCAAGCTGCGCGACGTTCAGGCCTACGGACTGCTGCGTACCGTCCGGGGGTACGGGTACGCTCTGAGGGCCTGA
- a CDS encoding diguanylate cyclase domain-containing protein yields the protein MKGAALATAPTQLSGTRTSLRLRRAYLSTLIVLALLSIASNLLMSIQVQATRSTATLVNTAGRQRMLAVRISSDAENAATTHDPNSTADLRQSLEVFETNHLRLADPASGLYTSGYEPDVKTYYTRILDPLVVGFTAAAHRVLATPLADLRPSRPDVAFLAEQARGPLLSALDHAVTLDTHRSDVVIARVEALSWVRVSLVLSLLAALGIFVFRPLERRNRVLLADLIQERNAVQAQAHQLTQLAREANLGRQDAVVLAELTRGLGEAKQLSDITGTTHALLSPLLGSTWLALLHLGEAAQPSLLSLHGPGPATMRPLLERRASLSTETLLHTASRGPDYVSDSRTTGLLPLGVGALAMVPLPDKPARGPVLLLAARTADAPQGWSTSQRRLLEAAARATCDAWERVALLDELRRSADYSQALLQVSALSDTPRSPEDVAHEAAIIITQVTDLDWAGLVVLRQGTGRVLTAYQHPDLPSTTLARLTRDFTDEEGLIWEVAQRGQPQFVDDYAQQLHARPELIEAGIHAATWVPLGTFEDTHYLLIATRLNDQPWAAANRELLAAAARTVSLALTRASYLHALEAAALLDPLTSLPNRRAFQRDLDALLSQADRHRQAFAVVMIDMDGLKTVNDRDGHEAGDALLGAFADSLKLHFRVEDQVYRLGGDEYALLLPQTGAQAQDEIRRRVQRAVAHTQQRGFLHAAASSGVAFAAQDGWHAQTLVSLADERMYQEKAQHRTTRLLSS from the coding sequence ATGAAAGGCGCTGCCCTGGCAACCGCACCCACTCAACTGTCTGGAACCCGGACATCGTTGCGGCTGCGGCGGGCATATCTCTCGACCCTGATCGTGCTGGCGCTGCTGAGTATCGCCTCCAACCTGCTGATGTCGATCCAGGTGCAGGCCACCCGGTCTACCGCCACGCTGGTCAATACCGCCGGTCGCCAGCGCATGCTCGCGGTCCGGATCTCCAGCGACGCCGAGAACGCCGCCACCACCCACGATCCCAACAGCACCGCCGACCTGCGCCAGTCCCTTGAGGTCTTCGAAACCAACCATCTCCGGCTGGCCGATCCGGCCTCGGGTCTGTATACCTCCGGCTACGAGCCAGACGTGAAGACCTACTACACCCGTATCCTCGATCCGCTGGTGGTGGGCTTTACCGCTGCTGCTCACCGGGTCCTGGCGACGCCGCTGGCTGACCTGCGGCCCAGCCGACCCGACGTGGCCTTTCTGGCCGAACAGGCTCGCGGTCCACTGCTCAGCGCCCTGGATCACGCGGTCACGCTGGATACGCACCGCAGCGACGTCGTGATCGCGCGGGTCGAGGCGCTGTCCTGGGTGCGGGTGTCGCTGGTCCTGAGTCTGCTCGCGGCGCTGGGCATCTTTGTCTTTCGGCCCCTGGAGCGGCGGAACCGTGTGCTGCTGGCCGATCTGATCCAGGAGCGCAACGCCGTTCAGGCTCAGGCGCACCAGCTCACGCAGCTCGCCCGCGAGGCGAATCTCGGAAGGCAGGACGCCGTGGTCCTGGCCGAACTGACGCGGGGCCTGGGTGAGGCGAAACAGCTGAGCGACATCACCGGCACCACCCACGCGCTGCTCAGTCCGCTGCTCGGCAGCACCTGGCTGGCCCTGCTGCACCTGGGTGAAGCGGCGCAGCCATCGCTGCTGTCGCTGCACGGCCCCGGTCCCGCGACCATGCGGCCACTGCTGGAACGCCGGGCGTCGCTGAGCACCGAGACGCTGCTGCACACCGCTTCCAGAGGTCCGGACTACGTCAGCGACAGCCGCACGACCGGGCTGCTGCCGCTGGGAGTCGGCGCGTTGGCGATGGTGCCGCTCCCCGATAAACCGGCGCGTGGCCCGGTATTGCTGCTGGCCGCCCGTACCGCCGACGCGCCGCAGGGATGGAGCACCTCGCAGCGGCGACTGCTGGAGGCGGCGGCCCGCGCCACCTGCGACGCCTGGGAACGTGTGGCCCTGCTCGACGAACTGCGGCGCAGCGCCGACTATTCTCAGGCGCTGCTTCAGGTTTCGGCGCTGTCCGACACGCCCCGGTCTCCGGAAGATGTGGCCCACGAAGCGGCGATCATCATCACGCAGGTCACCGATCTGGACTGGGCCGGACTGGTGGTGCTGCGGCAAGGAACTGGCCGGGTCCTGACTGCCTATCAGCACCCGGATCTTCCCTCCACGACGCTGGCGCGGCTGACCCGCGACTTCACCGACGAGGAAGGCCTGATCTGGGAGGTGGCGCAGCGCGGTCAGCCGCAGTTCGTGGACGACTACGCGCAGCAGCTTCATGCGCGGCCCGAACTGATCGAGGCAGGCATCCACGCCGCCACCTGGGTCCCGCTCGGCACCTTTGAAGATACCCATTATCTGCTGATCGCCACGCGCCTGAACGATCAGCCCTGGGCCGCTGCCAACCGCGAACTGCTGGCTGCCGCCGCCCGCACCGTCTCGCTGGCACTGACCCGCGCTTCCTATCTGCATGCGCTGGAAGCCGCTGCACTGCTCGATCCACTGACCAGTCTGCCCAACCGCCGGGCCTTTCAGCGGGATCTGGACGCGCTGCTGTCACAGGCCGACCGGCACCGGCAGGCATTCGCGGTCGTGATGATCGATATGGACGGCCTGAAGACCGTGAACGACCGCGACGGGCACGAGGCCGGAGACGCCCTGCTGGGGGCCTTTGCCGATTCGCTGAAACTGCACTTCAGAGTAGAGGATCAGGTGTATCGTCTGGGCGGAGACGAATACGCGCTGCTGCTCCCCCAGACGGGGGCGCAGGCACAGGACGAGATCCGGCGGCGGGTCCAGCGTGCTGTCGCCCACACACAGCAGCGGGGATTTCTCCACGCTGCCGCGAGCAGTGGCGTGGCATTCGCTGCACAGGACGGATGGCATGCACAGACGCTGGTGTCTCTGGCCGATGAACGCATGTACCAGGAAAAGGCGCAGCACCGGACGACCCGTCTTCTTTCCAGCTGA